One genomic window of Archaeoglobus neptunius includes the following:
- a CDS encoding 2-oxoacid:acceptor oxidoreductase subunit alpha, with product MSNNVLRRLYPKGNYFMQGDEAIAYGAIFAGCRFYAGYPITPASEIAETMSRELPKVGGYYIQMEDEIGSIAAIIGASWTGLKTMTATSGPGFSLMMENIGYAIMTETPAVIVDVQRSGPSTGQATKGAQGDFFQARWGTHGDHPAIALSPSSVEECFWITIDAFNLSERFRMPVMVLADGIVGHMREQIRIPDPDEVSIIERKLPTNMEETKYPFGRELVPPMPIFGKGYFTHVTGSTHKETGMRDVFTPSVHDRLVRRIHEKVREHEKDIVKWEEKFTDDAEILVISWGISAKPSLGAVLRARKEGIKAGFFRVITIHPFPGKRINELGKDVKAIVVPEMNLGQLILEVQRFTNDDVKLIGVNKIGGVPITSDEVYRAISGVMS from the coding sequence ATGAGCAATAACGTTTTGCGCAGGCTGTATCCTAAGGGTAACTACTTCATGCAGGGTGATGAAGCAATAGCATATGGTGCAATTTTTGCGGGTTGCAGATTCTATGCGGGCTATCCGATCACCCCTGCATCGGAAATTGCCGAAACTATGTCCAGAGAGCTTCCGAAAGTGGGAGGATACTACATCCAGATGGAGGATGAGATAGGGAGTATAGCGGCAATTATCGGGGCATCCTGGACAGGGTTGAAAACGATGACCGCCACAAGCGGTCCTGGATTCAGCCTTATGATGGAAAATATAGGCTACGCCATAATGACCGAAACTCCAGCAGTCATCGTAGATGTTCAGAGAAGCGGTCCGAGCACGGGCCAGGCGACGAAGGGGGCACAAGGTGACTTCTTTCAGGCAAGATGGGGAACACACGGAGACCATCCTGCAATCGCTCTGAGTCCATCGAGTGTTGAAGAGTGTTTCTGGATAACTATTGATGCCTTCAACCTGAGCGAGAGGTTCAGGATGCCGGTTATGGTTCTTGCCGATGGGATTGTCGGGCACATGAGGGAACAGATAAGAATCCCTGACCCTGATGAGGTAAGTATTATTGAGAGGAAACTGCCAACAAACATGGAGGAGACCAAGTACCCTTTTGGCAGAGAATTGGTCCCACCCATGCCCATATTCGGAAAAGGATACTTCACACACGTTACGGGCTCAACGCACAAGGAGACGGGAATGAGAGACGTTTTCACCCCATCCGTTCATGACAGACTTGTTAGGAGGATTCATGAAAAGGTTAGGGAGCATGAGAAGGATATTGTAAAGTGGGAAGAGAAGTTTACCGATGATGCAGAAATTCTTGTGATTTCATGGGGGATAAGTGCCAAACCATCTCTCGGAGCCGTTTTGAGGGCCAGAAAAGAGGGGATAAAAGCCGGATTTTTCAGAGTCATCACAATCCATCCGTTTCCTGGAAAAAGGATTAACGAGCTGGGTAAAGATGTTAAAGCGATTGTGGTGCCGGAAATGAATTTGGGACAGCTTATTCTCGAAGTTCAGCGGTTTACAAACGATGATGTGAAGCTTATCGGCGTAAACAAGATAGGCGGAGTGCCGATAACAAGTGACGAAGTTTACAGGGCGATATCAGGGGTGATGTCATGA
- a CDS encoding 4Fe-4S dicluster domain-containing protein, giving the protein MGKNVEIHVNRAFCKGCNICIEVCPTRVFEISKDLSERGVHYPVPENSDKCTICRRCEIMCPDFALSIEEVRS; this is encoded by the coding sequence ATGGGCAAAAACGTTGAAATCCACGTGAACAGGGCATTCTGCAAGGGCTGCAATATATGCATCGAGGTCTGTCCCACCAGAGTTTTTGAGATCTCGAAGGATTTGAGTGAGAGAGGCGTTCACTACCCAGTTCCCGAAAATTCGGACAAATGCACCATCTGCAGACGCTGCGAGATAATGTGTCCTGACTTTGCCCTGTCTATCGAGGAGGTGAGGTCATGA
- a CDS encoding Ldh family oxidoreductase, with amino-acid sequence MPVVMPDKLTEICKSILVRLGLSEEDAFIIADSTVKADLRGVHSHGIMRFPSYIPRIESGVVNLHPEIETIAEGHSYAWIDGDNGPGQVVAVRAAEIAIKKARKNGVCAVLTRNTNYLGMLAYYTMKIAEENMIGIMFVNAPPFVAPYGCREAKLGTNPISVAAPTGRDFPFVLDMGITSGVVGKIRLAALKGERIPENWAIDKYGRPTTDPEEALEGALVPIGEAKGYALGLAVEILSAVITGGSIVPDMPHPIFDLSQPPNLGNTIMAIDIETFVGVDEFLDRMNSLINHIKGCKKAEGVSEVLIPGELEYRLEQKQLKEGITVHEETWKQIGLLAEKYRVGLEMV; translated from the coding sequence ATGCCGGTTGTAATGCCAGATAAACTCACAGAAATATGCAAATCAATACTTGTCAGGCTGGGACTTTCCGAAGAGGATGCTTTCATCATTGCCGACTCTACGGTAAAGGCCGATCTGAGAGGTGTTCACTCTCACGGAATTATGAGATTCCCGAGTTACATTCCTCGCATTGAAAGTGGTGTTGTAAACCTGCATCCGGAAATAGAAACCATAGCCGAAGGGCATTCGTATGCATGGATTGATGGAGACAATGGCCCGGGACAGGTCGTGGCTGTTAGAGCGGCAGAAATCGCAATTAAGAAGGCAAGAAAAAACGGTGTCTGTGCTGTACTTACCCGTAACACAAATTACCTCGGGATGCTCGCATACTACACAATGAAAATCGCTGAGGAAAACATGATCGGAATAATGTTCGTCAACGCCCCACCATTCGTGGCCCCCTACGGTTGCAGAGAGGCGAAGCTCGGAACAAACCCGATATCCGTTGCAGCACCGACAGGAAGAGATTTTCCTTTCGTCCTTGATATGGGAATAACCTCCGGTGTTGTTGGGAAAATAAGACTTGCCGCACTCAAGGGTGAAAGAATACCGGAAAACTGGGCAATAGACAAATACGGCCGTCCAACCACCGATCCAGAAGAGGCGCTGGAGGGGGCTCTTGTACCCATAGGGGAAGCAAAGGGTTACGCACTGGGGCTTGCTGTGGAAATCCTTTCAGCAGTCATAACAGGCGGCAGCATTGTCCCGGACATGCCCCATCCAATCTTCGACCTCTCCCAACCCCCAAACCTCGGCAACACGATCATGGCCATCGACATTGAAACTTTCGTGGGGGTTGATGAATTTTTAGACAGAATGAATTCCCTCATAAATCATATTAAAGGATGCAAAAAAGCAGAGGGTGTATCCGAAGTTTTGATTCCCGGTGAGCTGGAGTACAGACTGGAACAGAAACAGCTTAAAGAGGGCATAACTGTCCATGAGGAGACGTGGAAGCAGATAGGACTTCTGGCTGAGAAATACCGGGTTGGGCTGGAGATGGTGTAA
- a CDS encoding 2-oxoacid:acceptor oxidoreductase family protein yields the protein MQIRIAGFGGQGVILAGVVLGEAAAIEGLNVIQTQDYSAQSRGGASVADVIISTDPIFDVVVTEADILVALSQQAYEENSAILKNGGVLIIDTDMVRTGERFTGSAFTTKAEELGLRASYNMIVVGYLVGSTEVVNIKSAEKAVLRRVPKGTEEKNLRALMAGFELSKMG from the coding sequence ATGCAGATAAGAATTGCAGGTTTTGGTGGGCAGGGTGTTATTCTTGCGGGAGTTGTTCTCGGTGAGGCCGCAGCCATTGAAGGGCTGAACGTTATTCAAACCCAGGACTATTCCGCCCAGAGCAGGGGTGGAGCGTCGGTGGCCGATGTGATAATTTCTACCGATCCCATTTTCGATGTCGTTGTTACCGAGGCTGACATTCTGGTTGCACTTTCGCAGCAGGCGTATGAGGAGAACAGTGCAATTTTGAAGAATGGTGGGGTGCTTATAATTGATACCGACATGGTGAGAACTGGCGAGCGGTTCACTGGGAGTGCGTTCACAACCAAGGCTGAAGAACTGGGACTACGGGCAAGTTATAACATGATAGTGGTCGGATATCTCGTTGGAAGTACAGAAGTCGTGAATATCAAATCTGCGGAAAAGGCTGTACTGAGAAGGGTTCCAAAGGGGACAGAGGAAAAGAACCTGAGGGCTTTAATGGCGGGGTTTGAGCTAAGCAAAATGGGCTGA
- a CDS encoding 2-oxoacid:ferredoxin oxidoreductase subunit beta: protein MKKYRMLKYLREEVLPTTMCPGCGGGTVLNVFANAIDELGIDPRNLVMVSGIGCAAWIPSPYFKSDTLHTTHGRPVAFATGIKIGLPDKYVVVISGDGDLAGIGGNHLIHAARRNIDITVILVNNFIYGMTGGQVAPTTPFGAKTTTTPYGNVEHPLDISETIAKAGASYVARWTTAHPFALLKAIKKAMVKKGFALVEVISQCPVQYGRRNELRTATEMLKWFLKVSVPLKKAAKMSLEELEGRITIGEFVDVDRPEFVEELNRLIEKGE from the coding sequence ATGAAAAAATACCGAATGCTGAAGTATCTGAGAGAGGAAGTTCTGCCAACCACCATGTGTCCCGGATGCGGTGGTGGAACTGTTCTGAACGTCTTCGCAAATGCCATAGACGAGCTCGGAATTGATCCAAGAAATCTGGTTATGGTCTCGGGAATTGGATGCGCTGCGTGGATTCCAAGCCCCTACTTTAAATCGGACACACTGCACACCACCCATGGAAGGCCGGTAGCATTCGCCACGGGAATTAAGATTGGTCTGCCAGACAAGTATGTCGTTGTTATCTCCGGAGATGGTGATCTGGCAGGAATCGGAGGCAATCATTTGATCCATGCTGCAAGAAGAAACATAGACATCACGGTCATACTCGTTAACAACTTTATCTACGGAATGACAGGAGGACAGGTTGCTCCTACAACACCCTTCGGTGCTAAAACGACGACAACACCCTACGGGAATGTTGAACATCCACTTGACATCTCAGAAACGATTGCAAAGGCCGGCGCAAGCTACGTTGCAAGATGGACAACTGCCCATCCATTCGCTCTCCTGAAGGCAATTAAAAAGGCCATGGTGAAGAAAGGCTTTGCTCTTGTCGAGGTTATCTCCCAATGTCCGGTGCAGTATGGTAGGAGAAATGAGTTGAGAACTGCAACTGAAATGCTCAAGTGGTTTCTGAAAGTTTCAGTACCGTTAAAAAAGGCGGCCAAGATGAGCCTAGAAGAGCTGGAGGGCAGGATTACCATTGGGGAGTTCGTGGACGTGGACAGGCCGGAGTTTGTTGAGGAGTTGAACAGGCTAATTGAGAAAGGTGAGTAG